Genomic segment of Longimicrobium sp.:
GTATCCCCAGTTGGTCCCGGCGATGATCACCACGTTCTGGGCGCCCGTGGCCCGCACCACGTCGTACATCTCCTGCATTCCCACCGCCTGGAACGCCGGCCGCGGGTCGTAGGTGTTGTCCGCCGCGTGCAGCCCGCCCTTCTGCCACATCTCCCAGTTGTCGAACCCGTTGGACCCGCCCCGCGGATACGGCTCGCTGAACAGGTCGAACAGCACGCCGCCGTCGTTCTTGAACCGGTTGGCCACGTCCGTCCAGAACGGGATGGAGTGGTTGCGGTCGGGCATGGGCTGGTGCGTGTTGCCCACCGGCTCGTAGTTGGCGATGCCGCGGTCGCTGGCCTGCAGGGTGATGATCACGTACAGCCCCGCGGCGCGCGCCTGCTTGACGACCCGCTCCACCCGCGCCGGGTAGGCGGCGTCGTAGCTGCGGGCCGTGGGCACGTAGTAGTACTGGGCCACCTCGATGCGCACCGTGTTGGCGCCCCACGCGCGAATGGCGGCGAAGTCGTTGGCCGCCATGGAGTCCACGCCCAGCCGCCCGCCGCCGGTGCTGAACGAAAGCGACGGCCGCGACACGCCCACGAAGCGGGTGGGGCGGCAGTCCGTTACGCTCAGCAGCTTGTTGCCCACGCCGACGAAGCCGTTGGGCGCCGCGGGCAGCGGATCGCCGTTCAGCGTCACCTTGCCCGTCCCGTCGCACTCGGCCTGCGCTGTGCGCGGCTTGGCGCCGGTGGAGTCGCCCAGCAGCTCGCACCCGGAAAGGGCGGCCATGGCCAGCAGGGCCGCCAGGGCGGGCCTGGCGCCAGGAGTGAATGAATGCAACATTGGGATCACCTGCGGCATTACG
This window contains:
- a CDS encoding glycoside hydrolase family 5 protein; this translates as MLHSFTPGARPALAALLAMAALSGCELLGDSTGAKPRTAQAECDGTGKVTLNGDPLPAAPNGFVGVGNKLLSVTDCRPTRFVGVSRPSLSFSTGGGRLGVDSMAANDFAAIRAWGANTVRIEVAQYYYVPTARSYDAAYPARVERVVKQARAAGLYVIITLQASDRGIANYEPVGNTHQPMPDRNHSIPFWTDVANRFKNDGGVLFDLFSEPYPRGGSNGFDNWEMWQKGGLHAADNTYDPRPAFQAVGMQEMYDVVRATGAQNVVIIAGTNWGYNLSGVPSHRIKGHNIAYSAHPWNHPEYPTANQPSAWESDWAFLARTDPLIATEFGTLDCKEPYVRAMLDKADELQMGWIAWSWSTPSTGDSLRQETVEDPICSRSLLVLDWKGTPTKVGALIKQRLASY